The genomic region CGCCGCGCTCCAGCTCATGGCGGCCGAGTTCCCGCAGAAGGAACAGGAGCTCTTCGAGGGCGTGGTGGGCCTCATCGCCGTCGGCATGCTCACCTCCATGGTGTTCTGGATGCGCAAGACCGCGCGCAACATCAAGGGCGACCTGCAGGCCTCGGTCGAGCGGGCGCTGGGCCATGGCACCGATGCGGCCGGCTGGGCGCTCATCGGCATGGTTTTCCTGGCCGTGGCGCGCGAGGGCCTGGAATCGGTCTTCTTCCTGCTCGCCATCTTCCAGCAGAGCCAGGGCTGGCAGGCGCCCGTCGGGGCACTGGCCGGCATCGCCGTGTCCGTCATCATCGGCTATGGCCTCTATTCCGGTGGCGTGCGGCTCAACCTTCGGCGCTTCTTCCGCTTTACCGGCGTGTTCATCCTGCTGGTGGCGGCCGGGCTGCTGGCCGGGGTGCTGCGCAAGTTCCACGAAGCCGGCATCTGGAACCAGCTGCAGACGGTGGTCTTCGATCTGGACCACACGCTGCCCATGGACAGCCCGCTGGGTACCGTGCTGTCGGGCCTTCTGGGCTATCAGTCCGCCCCCGTGGTGGGCGAGATCCTTGTCTA from Lautropia mirabilis harbors:
- the efeU gene encoding iron uptake transporter permease EfeU translates to MLVPFLIMLREGIEAALIVGIVASYLKQSGRDGLMPAVWVGVLLASALSLFAGAALQLMAAEFPQKEQELFEGVVGLIAVGMLTSMVFWMRKTARNIKGDLQASVERALGHGTDAAGWALIGMVFLAVAREGLESVFFLLAIFQQSQGWQAPVGALAGIAVSVIIGYGLYSGGVRLNLRRFFRFTGVFILLVAAGLLAGVLRKFHEAGIWNQLQTVVFDLDHTLPMDSPLGTVLSGLLGYQSAPVVGEILVYVAFLAITLFFFLRPMTAVPAPAGAAPR